The Oharaeibacter diazotrophicus genomic interval GAGCGCGTTCTCGAGATCCTTGATCTGCAGCGACGTCCGCCCGCCCGGCACGAAGTCCTGCGCGATCATCCGCGCGCCGTGCAGGTCCAGGATCCGGCTCTCGGCGAAGCCGCCGCGCAGGGCGTCGCGCACCGCGGCCGGGTCGGCGCCGGCCCGCTCGGCCAGCACCAGCGCCTCGGCGACCGCGCCGATCGTCACCGCCACGATCATCTGGTTGGCGAGCTTGGCGACCTGCCCCGCGCCGGCGGGGCCGACCAGCGTCGGCCGGCCCATCGCCTCCAGCACCGGCCGGACCGCCTCGAACACCGCCGGATCGCCGCCGGCCATGATCGCCAGCGTGCCCTCGGCCGCGCCCTTGGTGCCGCCGGAGACGGGCGCGTCGAGATGGTGGACGCCGCGGGCGGCGAGGCGGGCGGCATGGGCGCGCGCCTCGGCGGGGGCGATCGAACTCATGTCGACCACCACGGCGCCGGCCGGGATCCGGTCGGCGACGTCGCCGCCGAACAGCACCTCGGCGACCGTCGCGCCCTTGGCGAGCATCGTGATCACCACCTCGGCGTCCTCGACCGCGTCGCCGGCGTCGGCGAAGGCGGTGGCGCCGAGCGCCACCAGCGGCTCGGTCTTCTCCGCCGTGCGGTTCCAGACGCGGACGGCGTGGCCGGCGGCGAGGAGCCGCGCGGCCTGCCGGGCGCCCATCAGGCCGATGCCGAGGAAGGCGATGCGCCGTGCGGTCATGGACGTGTCCTCCTGTTGGAGCCGACGGGCGACCGGACGTGCCGCCGGTCAGGGCGTGATCAGCGTGCCCGCCCCGGTCTCGGTGAAGATCTCGAGCA includes:
- a CDS encoding NAD(P)-dependent oxidoreductase — protein: MTARRIAFLGIGLMGARQAARLLAAGHAVRVWNRTAEKTEPLVALGATAFADAGDAVEDAEVVITMLAKGATVAEVLFGGDVADRIPAGAVVVDMSSIAPAEARAHAARLAARGVHHLDAPVSGGTKGAAEGTLAIMAGGDPAVFEAVRPVLEAMGRPTLVGPAGAGQVAKLANQMIVAVTIGAVAEALVLAERAGADPAAVRDALRGGFAESRILDLHGARMIAQDFVPGGRTSLQIKDLENALATAAESGAPSPFSGLALELFRDTFAAFGDVDHAGLWLTLHEPKQ